One Fictibacillus halophilus genomic window, AGGTGAAAAGCATGATTAAAAAGAGAAAGAAACCTGTGATCTCTCCTGTTGGCGAATTTCAAAACCCGTTTGGTGATGAAGTGGTTCAAATGGAAGAGGTAGCAGAAACGAACGCGATGGCTGGTGAAAATGGCGACCAAGTATGGTTACGTAGGGTCTCATGTGCTCGGCCGATTTTTGGAAGAAACTAAATAGAAAACGATTCTCGTATGCGATGTAGCTATCCGGAAGTAGTTGATTTCCGCTCCAGGTTGCGCGCTTTCCATGGGGCGAACGGTGAGCCTCCTGCCGCTTTGCGCCTTTAGGAGTCTCCACCTGACCGCTCGTCCCATAGGAGTCGGCAACCTTATGCTTCAATCAACTTGCATAGGGAGACTTTTAGAAAAGAGCCAAATAAATAAACGATTCATCCTATGTTCAACCTTCTCAAACTGAACGTGATGTCCTCGTATTTAGCTCCTTTGACTATGTTTTTGGACAAGTCGGAGGGGTTTTTGAGTTCTTAAAAAGAATAAAGGTACAGTTTCGGTTCCCGAAACTGAACAATTTAGATACCTTTTAGGGTATTAAATTAGTGCAATCCAAAAGTTTAAGCGGTTTATCCAGAAGTTTTGCCTGTTTATCCACGAATTTCAGCCTTCAATCCAAAAGTTTCGCTACTTTATCCACGAGTTTACAATCGTCGACATCTATCGCACTAACTTTACCCCTCACATACCCCCTAGAAACACAAAATAAGCCCTGCAACTCTCTATAAAGAGAGCTACAGGGCTTTATAAACTTAACGTTTTGTTGCTACGTCGATACGGTTCATTGCGCGTTTAAGCGCAAACTCCGCACGAGCTGCATCTAGGTTGTCTTGTTTGTTGCTTGCAAGACGCTGTTCGGCACGCTCTTTTGCTGCGCGTGCACGATCTACTTCGATGTCGCCAGCGATCTCAGCAGCTTCTGCTAAAATCGTGACTTTTTCAGGTCGCACTTCAATAAATCCACCGCTAACGGCCACATATTGTGTTTTCCCATCAACGTCGTGAACACGCACGGCGCTGATCGTTAAAGGAGCTACAAGAGGGATATGGCCTGGAAGAATTCCAAGCTCCCCACTTTTTGCTTTCGCGCTGACCATTTTCGCATTTCCTTCAAACACAGGACCATCAGGGGTTACTACGCTGACTTGAATGGTTTTCATCCAATCTTACCCCTTTCAGGCATTAGGCCAAAGTTTTTGCTTTTTCAATAGCATCCTCAATAGAGCCTACGAGATGGAACGCTGATTCCGGAAGATCATCGTATTTTCCTTCAAGGATTTCTTTGAATCCACGAACTGTTTCTTTAACAGGAACGTATGAACCTTTTTGTCCTGTAAATTGTTCTGCAACGTGGAAGTTTTGAGATAAGAAGAACTGGATACGACGCGCACGGTGTACAACTAGCTTATCGTCTTCAGAAAGCTCGTCCATACCAAGGATTGCGATGATATCTTGAAGCTCTTTATAACGCTGTAAAGTCGCCTGTACTTTACGAGCTACTTCGTAATGCTCTTCTCCAACGATTTCAGGAGAAAGTGCACGTGAAGTTGAAGCTAGTGGATCTACCGCTGGATAGATACCCATAGCTGTTAGTTTACGCTCAAGGTTTGTTGTTGCATCTAAGTGAGCGAACGCTGTAGCTGGAGCCGGATCCGTATAGTCATCGGCAGGTACATAGATCGCTTGGATAGATGTTACAGAACCTTTTTTCGTAGATGTGATACGCTCTTGTAATTGACCCATCTCAGTTGCAAGAGTTGGCTGGTAACCTACCGCTGATGGCATACGGCCAAGAAGGGCAGATACTTCAGAACCTGCTTGCGTGAAACGGAAGATGTTATCTACGAAGAAAAGAACGTCTTGTCCTTGCTCGTCACGGAAGAATTCAGCCATTGTTAAACCGGAAAGAGCGATACGTGCACGTGCTCCAGGCGGCTCGTTCATTTGTCCGAATACCATTGCCGTTTTCTTGATAACACCAGAGTCACTCATCTCGTGGAAAAGGTCATTTCCTTCACGAGTACGCTCACCAACACCTGCGAATACGGAGATACCACCGTGTTCTTGTGCGATGTTGTTGATTAGCTCCTGGATAAGAACCGTTTTACCTACACCCGCACCACCGAAAAGACCGATTTTTCCACCTTTTACGTATGGAGCGATAAGGTCAACTACTTTGATTCCTGTTTCAAGAATCTCAGTTTTTGTTGTTAATTCTTCAAAAGAAGGTGCTGAACGGTGGATCGGGTCACGGCGAACATCTGCCGGTACTGCCTCACCAAGGTCAATGTGATCACCTGTTACGTTAAATACACGTCCAAGTGTTGCTTCACCTACTGGTACAGAGATCGGCTTACCTGAGTCAGCGATTTCCATTCCACGAACAAGACCATCCGTTGAATCCATTGCGATTGTACGAACCATGTTATCACCAAGGTGAAGTGCTACTTCTAGTGTTAAGTCAACACCCTCAGCGCTAACAGTTAAAGCGTTAAGCAATTCTGGAAGCTGGCCTTCGAACTTAACGTCAACGACCGGTCCAAGAATTTGAGTAATATAGCCTTTATTCATCGGTTTCCCTCCTATCTTACTTTGCACATTAGCTGCTAGAATCACTTTTAAAAAAGTCTATTCTAGAGCTGCTACACCGCCGACGATTTCCGTAATTTCCTGAGTGATAGCTGCTTGACGCTCACGGTTGTACGAGAGGTTCAATTGGCCGATCAGTTCATTAGCGTTATCCGTTGCATTTCTCATCGCAGTCATACGAGAAGCATGCTCGGCTGCTTTCGCATCAAGTAAAGCACCATAAATCAAGCTCTCCGCATATTGAGGAAGAAGCACTTCAAGGATCTCGTCCTCTGATGGTTCATACTCATAGGAAGATTTTGATTTTGTTGCAGCGATATCTGTTAACGGAAGAAGCTTCTT contains:
- the atpD gene encoding F0F1 ATP synthase subunit beta; the encoded protein is MNKGYITQILGPVVDVKFEGQLPELLNALTVSAEGVDLTLEVALHLGDNMVRTIAMDSTDGLVRGMEIADSGKPISVPVGEATLGRVFNVTGDHIDLGEAVPADVRRDPIHRSAPSFEELTTKTEILETGIKVVDLIAPYVKGGKIGLFGGAGVGKTVLIQELINNIAQEHGGISVFAGVGERTREGNDLFHEMSDSGVIKKTAMVFGQMNEPPGARARIALSGLTMAEFFRDEQGQDVLFFVDNIFRFTQAGSEVSALLGRMPSAVGYQPTLATEMGQLQERITSTKKGSVTSIQAIYVPADDYTDPAPATAFAHLDATTNLERKLTAMGIYPAVDPLASTSRALSPEIVGEEHYEVARKVQATLQRYKELQDIIAILGMDELSEDDKLVVHRARRIQFFLSQNFHVAEQFTGQKGSYVPVKETVRGFKEILEGKYDDLPESAFHLVGSIEDAIEKAKTLA
- a CDS encoding F0F1 ATP synthase subunit epsilon; the encoded protein is MKTIQVSVVTPDGPVFEGNAKMVSAKAKSGELGILPGHIPLVAPLTISAVRVHDVDGKTQYVAVSGGFIEVRPEKVTILAEAAEIAGDIEVDRARAAKERAEQRLASNKQDNLDAARAEFALKRAMNRIDVATKR